A genomic window from Paucibacter sp. KCTC 42545 includes:
- a CDS encoding glycogen/starch/alpha-glucan phosphorylase, translating into MTSATPAQQTQAQARAALRAAFASAFEREMSLSGGTASAQTALRAAATATRDVLALRWAQTQLADAKRGADAPVRRVHYLSMEFLMGRALSNALAALGLDGDLRELLAAQGLQYSDVLEREPDMALGNGGLGRLAACFLDSFAELGLPSFGYGLRYQYGMFAQGIQDGRQIEMPDDWMRLGQPWEVPRPELRYHVGFGGRVVVEDGGARRWQPAEVLEAQAYDFIVPAHHSERVSTLRQWHASAAAPINFATFCEGDFMGAARHRVAADALNWVLYPDDSTEAGRELRLKQEAFLTSASLQDLIARHLREGAPLHELGLRNAVHLNDTHPALAPAELMRLLVDEHALGWDQAWAITRQAVSYTNHTLMPEALETWPVQMFEQLLPRHLEIIYEINQRFLTEVAQRFPGDTGLLQRVSLIDEGHGAGSGGQRRVRMAALSIVASHRVNGVAALHSELMVQTIFSDFHRLFPDRFHNVTNGVTPRRWLQQCNPSLSALIDGRFGSTWRQDLMALQQLKPLAADVGFGAQFLAVKRANKQRLADLVRSQLGVALNPDSLFDVQIKRIHEYKRQLLNILHVIARYQAIVANPQADWTPRTVVIAGKAASAYHMAKSIIQLAHDVGRVINSDPRVGDKLKLVFLPNYGVSLAEIIIPAADLSEQISTAGTEASGTGNMKFALNGALTIGTWDGANIEMAQAMGVENMFVFGLRTEAVAQLKQQGYEPRKYVESNAQLKAVIEAIANGAFSFGDRDRYRVLVDKLLGQDVYMLMADFADYLAKQAEVDALFKQPAAWSQRAILNVAGMGAFSSDRTIEEYVARVWSRESLA; encoded by the coding sequence ATGACTTCAGCAACACCAGCCCAACAGACCCAAGCCCAAGCACGCGCCGCGCTGCGCGCCGCCTTTGCCAGTGCTTTTGAGCGCGAGATGAGCCTGTCCGGTGGCACGGCCAGCGCGCAGACCGCTTTGCGCGCCGCCGCCACCGCCACCCGCGATGTGCTGGCCCTGCGCTGGGCGCAGACCCAATTGGCTGACGCCAAGCGTGGCGCCGATGCGCCGGTGCGCCGGGTGCATTACCTGTCGATGGAATTCCTGATGGGCCGTGCGCTTTCCAACGCCCTGGCTGCGTTGGGTCTGGACGGCGATCTGCGCGAACTGCTGGCCGCCCAAGGCCTGCAGTACAGCGATGTGCTGGAACGCGAGCCCGATATGGCGCTGGGCAATGGTGGCCTCGGCCGCCTGGCGGCTTGCTTCTTGGATTCTTTCGCCGAGCTGGGCTTGCCCTCATTCGGTTACGGCCTGCGCTACCAGTACGGCATGTTCGCCCAGGGCATTCAAGACGGCCGCCAGATTGAAATGCCGGACGACTGGATGCGCTTGGGTCAGCCCTGGGAAGTGCCGCGCCCTGAACTGCGCTATCACGTCGGTTTCGGCGGCCGGGTGGTGGTGGAAGACGGCGGCGCGCGCCGCTGGCAGCCGGCCGAGGTGCTGGAGGCGCAAGCCTATGACTTCATCGTGCCGGCCCACCACAGCGAGCGGGTCTCGACCCTACGCCAGTGGCATGCCAGTGCCGCTGCACCGATCAACTTCGCCACCTTCTGCGAAGGTGACTTCATGGGCGCCGCCCGCCACCGCGTCGCCGCCGACGCGCTGAACTGGGTGCTGTACCCGGACGACAGCACCGAGGCCGGGCGCGAGTTGCGCCTCAAGCAAGAGGCCTTCTTGACCAGCGCCTCTTTGCAAGACCTGATCGCCCGCCATCTGCGCGAGGGCGCTCCCTTGCATGAGCTGGGCCTGCGCAATGCCGTCCATTTGAACGACACCCATCCGGCGCTGGCCCCGGCCGAGCTGATGCGCTTGCTGGTCGATGAGCATGCCCTGGGCTGGGATCAGGCCTGGGCCATCACCCGCCAGGCCGTGTCCTACACCAACCACACCCTGATGCCGGAGGCGCTTGAAACCTGGCCGGTGCAGATGTTCGAGCAACTGCTGCCGCGCCATCTGGAAATCATTTATGAGATCAATCAACGCTTCCTGACCGAGGTGGCCCAGCGCTTCCCCGGCGACACCGGCTTGCTGCAGCGGGTCTCGCTGATCGACGAAGGCCATGGCGCCGGTTCGGGTGGCCAGCGCCGCGTGCGCATGGCAGCCTTGTCCATCGTGGCCTCGCACCGCGTCAACGGCGTGGCGGCCCTGCATTCAGAGCTGATGGTGCAAACCATTTTTTCCGACTTCCATCGCCTCTTCCCCGACCGCTTCCATAACGTCACCAATGGTGTGACGCCGCGCCGCTGGCTGCAGCAATGCAACCCCAGCTTGTCGGCCCTGATCGATGGCCGCTTCGGCAGCACTTGGCGCCAAGACCTGATGGCACTGCAGCAGCTCAAGCCCTTGGCGGCTGATGTGGGCTTTGGCGCGCAGTTCCTGGCCGTCAAGCGCGCCAACAAGCAGCGCCTGGCCGATCTGGTGCGCAGCCAGCTGGGCGTGGCGCTGAACCCGGACAGTTTGTTTGACGTGCAGATCAAGCGCATCCACGAGTACAAGCGTCAGCTGCTCAATATCTTGCATGTGATCGCGCGTTACCAGGCGATTGTTGCCAACCCGCAGGCCGACTGGACCCCGCGCACCGTGGTCATCGCCGGCAAGGCGGCCTCGGCCTATCACATGGCCAAGTCCATCATCCAGCTGGCGCACGATGTGGGCCGCGTCATCAATAGCGACCCGCGCGTGGGTGACAAGCTCAAGCTGGTCTTCCTGCCCAATTACGGCGTTAGCTTGGCCGAGATCATCATCCCGGCGGCCGATTTGTCGGAGCAAATTTCCACTGCCGGCACCGAAGCCTCGGGCACCGGCAATATGAAGTTCGCCCTCAACGGCGCGCTGACCATCGGCACCTGGGACGGCGCCAATATCGAAATGGCCCAGGCCATGGGCGTGGAGAATATGTTTGTCTTCGGCCTGCGCACCGAGGCGGTGGCCCAGCTCAAGCAGCAGGGCTATGAGCCGCGCAAGTATGTGGAGAGCAATGCGCAACTGAAGGCCGTCATCGAGGCCATCGCCAACGGCGCCTTCTCTTTCGGCGACCGCGATCGCTACCGCGTGCTGGTCGACAAGCTGCTGGGCCAGGATGTCTATATGCTGATGGCCGACTTTGCCGACTACCTGGCCAAGCAGGCCGAGGTGGATGCCTTGTTCAAACAGCCTGCCGCCTGGAGCCAGCGCGCCATCCTCAATGTGGCCGGCATGGGCGCCTTCTCGTCGGACCGCACGATCGAGGAGTATGTGGCGCGGGTGTGGTCGCGTGAGAGTTTGGCTTGA
- a CDS encoding ABC transporter ATP-binding protein, with product MADVQLQGVAKAFGDVTIFQGIDLHIRDGEFMVFVGPSGCGKSTLLRSIAGLEEITGGELRIGGRVVNDVPPAERGIAMVFQSYALYPHMNLFDNMAFGLKLAKVPKPEIESAVRNAAKILHIEHLLDRKPKDLSGGQRQRVAIGRAIVQKPDVFLFDEPLSNLDAALRVRMRYEFAKLHEDLKTTMVYVTHDQVEAMTLADRIVVLSAGRIEQVGTPLELYEHPDNLFVAGFIGSPKMNFIEAEVVQGQADEVLLRLAGGASIRALVDGSSAKPGDKVSLGIRPEHFMVGATENVIQATVTFVESLGSATHAYCAFPGVEDALTCEFDGRTKIRTGDTLSLSLPAEACYVFNAQGQALRRQGWSAEVAA from the coding sequence GTGGCAGATGTTCAGCTTCAAGGCGTGGCCAAGGCTTTCGGCGATGTGACGATTTTTCAGGGCATCGACCTGCATATCCGGGACGGTGAGTTCATGGTTTTCGTCGGCCCCTCGGGCTGCGGCAAGTCCACTTTGCTGCGCTCCATCGCGGGGCTGGAAGAAATCACCGGCGGTGAGTTGCGCATCGGCGGGCGCGTCGTCAACGATGTGCCGCCGGCCGAGCGCGGCATCGCCATGGTGTTCCAGTCCTATGCGCTCTACCCGCATATGAACTTGTTTGACAACATGGCCTTCGGACTCAAACTGGCCAAGGTGCCCAAGCCAGAGATCGAAAGCGCCGTGCGCAATGCCGCCAAAATTTTGCACATCGAGCATTTGCTGGATCGCAAGCCCAAGGACTTGTCGGGCGGCCAGCGCCAGCGCGTGGCCATTGGCCGCGCCATCGTGCAAAAGCCCGATGTATTCTTGTTTGACGAACCGCTCTCCAACCTCGACGCCGCCCTGCGCGTGCGCATGCGTTACGAGTTCGCCAAGCTGCATGAAGACCTGAAGACCACCATGGTCTACGTCACCCACGATCAGGTGGAAGCGATGACGCTGGCGGATCGCATCGTGGTGCTGTCGGCCGGGCGCATCGAGCAAGTCGGCACGCCGCTGGAGCTGTACGAGCACCCCGACAACCTTTTTGTGGCCGGCTTCATTGGCTCACCCAAGATGAATTTCATCGAGGCGGAAGTCGTGCAAGGCCAGGCAGACGAGGTGCTGCTGCGCCTGGCCGGTGGCGCATCCATCCGCGCCCTGGTGGATGGCAGCAGCGCCAAGCCTGGCGACAAGGTCAGCTTAGGCATCCGCCCCGAGCACTTTATGGTGGGCGCCACTGAGAATGTGATCCAGGCCACCGTCACCTTTGTGGAGTCCCTGGGCAGCGCCACCCATGCCTACTGCGCCTTCCCCGGCGTGGAAGACGCGCTGACCTGCGAATTCGACGGCCGCACCAAGATCCGCACCGGCGACACGCTGAGCCTGAGCCTGCCGGCCGAGGCCTGCTATGTCTTCAATGCCCAGGGTCAGGCCTTGCGCCGCCAGGGCTGGTCCGCCGAGGTGGCCGCATGA
- the malE gene encoding maltose/maltodextrin ABC transporter substrate-binding protein MalE, giving the protein MHARARTACFVPALTSALTLALGLPAQAATAGAQSDLKLVVWINSDKGYNGLQKVGDAFAEKSGVKVTVEHPVDAPDKFSQAAGAGKGPDIFCWPHDRVGEWAKSGLIAPVRPNQRISSEVEASAWQAFAYRGKTWGYPIAIEAIGLIYNKALVKTPPSTFDEVIALDQRLVKQGKKAILWDYNKSFFSWPLFAGAGGQIFPKDAQGEYDTAKVGVNNAGAVRAGQMLDQLIRSGVMPKGARYAEMEGGFARGDVAMMISGPFAWDNARRAKIDFGVAPIPAVVPGQPSRPFVGVLGCMIAAPSKVKDVAREFIENHLMRVDSLKTINADVPLGVPANKAFYAELAADPAIRASMENARLGQAIPNIPEVGRFWTAMDAAMEAISNGLQSPKDALDGAAARMTVGK; this is encoded by the coding sequence ATGCACGCGAGAGCGCGAACCGCTTGTTTCGTTCCAGCACTGACATCGGCACTGACCCTGGCCTTGGGCTTACCTGCCCAGGCGGCCACGGCCGGCGCGCAGTCCGACCTGAAACTGGTGGTCTGGATCAATAGCGACAAGGGCTACAACGGGCTGCAAAAAGTGGGCGACGCTTTTGCCGAGAAGTCCGGCGTCAAGGTCACGGTGGAGCATCCCGTCGACGCGCCCGACAAATTCAGCCAAGCCGCCGGGGCTGGCAAGGGACCAGACATTTTTTGCTGGCCGCATGACCGCGTGGGTGAATGGGCCAAGAGCGGCCTGATCGCACCGGTGCGCCCGAACCAGCGCATCAGCAGCGAAGTGGAAGCCTCGGCCTGGCAAGCCTTCGCCTATCGCGGCAAGACCTGGGGCTACCCCATCGCCATCGAGGCCATCGGCCTGATCTACAACAAAGCCCTGGTGAAGACGCCGCCCAGTACTTTTGACGAAGTGATCGCCCTGGACCAGCGCTTGGTCAAGCAAGGCAAGAAGGCGATTTTGTGGGACTACAACAAGAGCTTTTTCAGCTGGCCCTTGTTCGCCGGCGCAGGCGGGCAGATCTTCCCCAAAGATGCGCAGGGTGAGTACGACACGGCCAAAGTGGGCGTCAACAACGCCGGTGCGGTGCGCGCCGGGCAAATGCTGGATCAACTCATCCGCAGTGGCGTGATGCCCAAGGGCGCCCGCTATGCCGAGATGGAAGGCGGCTTTGCCCGCGGCGATGTGGCCATGATGATCTCCGGCCCCTTCGCCTGGGACAACGCGCGCCGCGCCAAGATTGATTTCGGCGTGGCACCCATTCCCGCGGTCGTCCCCGGCCAACCCAGCCGGCCTTTTGTGGGCGTGCTGGGCTGCATGATTGCCGCGCCCAGCAAGGTCAAGGACGTGGCGCGCGAATTCATCGAAAACCACTTGATGCGAGTCGACAGCCTGAAGACCATCAATGCCGATGTGCCCCTGGGCGTGCCGGCCAACAAGGCCTTCTACGCCGAGCTGGCAGCCGACCCGGCTATTCGCGCCTCGATGGAGAACGCCCGCCTGGGCCAGGCCATTCCCAATATCCCCGAGGTGGGCCGCTTCTGGACCGCCATGGACGCGGCGATGGAAGCCATCAGCAACGGCCTGCAATCCCCCAAGGACGCGCTGGACGGCGCGGCCGCACGCATGACGGTGGGCAAGTGA
- the malF gene encoding maltose ABC transporter permease MalF, whose amino-acid sequence MTRTSNSNSSQAGSSNSTSNLLKWPLVATLALAGLYLVFNIYAAGQLWWALGLLVLLGSAIFVYLAKISFAYRYLYPGLAGMAIFVAFPLLYTVQIGFTNYSSSNLLSQERVRSYLLEQTAPDDAHLMSYSLHADGPQYLLALRPLSPMGELGEVTFVSGPLALMNTQAPVRVSMSAPTASTHLAPALPLKEVLKHRDVLMSLVLSLPEGAASHGTDLHYLGVSEFGPLNRLWQTNPDGSLTQASDGAIYHTNGETGFFENAATGERLQPGFKVFAGLKHYQRMVMDPDFRGPFFSIFLWTVSFSALTVLFTLLIGMALAVLLNWEALRFRTTYRTLLFLPYAVPGFISILVFKGLFNQNFGEINAILDSLFGIKPAWFADPALARSMLLIVNTWLGYPYIMVLCTGLLKAIPADLYEASAIAGAGPLTNFFKITAPLIAKPLTPLLIGIFAFNFNNFVLIALLTDGRPDYLNTKVPAGQTDILVSYTYRIAFQDSGQDFGLAAAVSTVIFLMVAAMSLINLRLMRANSR is encoded by the coding sequence ATGACGCGGACAAGCAATAGCAACTCAAGCCAGGCCGGTAGCAGTAACAGCACCAGCAACTTGCTGAAATGGCCGCTGGTGGCGACCCTGGCCTTGGCCGGGCTCTACCTAGTTTTCAATATTTACGCCGCCGGCCAACTCTGGTGGGCGCTGGGGCTGCTTGTGCTCTTGGGCAGCGCCATCTTTGTCTATCTGGCCAAGATCTCTTTTGCCTATCGCTACCTCTATCCGGGCTTGGCAGGCATGGCGATTTTTGTGGCCTTCCCGCTGCTGTACACGGTGCAGATTGGCTTCACCAATTACTCCTCCAGCAATCTGCTCAGCCAGGAGCGGGTGCGCAGCTATCTGTTGGAGCAAACAGCACCGGATGACGCTCACCTGATGAGTTACTCCCTGCACGCCGACGGGCCGCAATACCTGCTGGCGCTGCGCCCGCTCAGCCCCATGGGTGAGCTGGGCGAGGTGACTTTTGTGTCCGGCCCATTGGCCTTGATGAACACCCAGGCTCCCGTGCGGGTGAGCATGAGCGCGCCCACTGCCTCTACCCATTTGGCACCTGCCCTGCCGCTGAAAGAGGTGCTCAAGCACCGCGATGTACTGATGAGCTTGGTGCTGAGCCTGCCCGAGGGCGCGGCGTCTCATGGCACCGACCTGCACTACCTGGGCGTTAGCGAATTCGGTCCGCTAAACCGGCTCTGGCAAACCAACCCGGACGGCTCACTCACGCAGGCGTCCGATGGCGCCATCTACCACACCAATGGCGAGACCGGCTTTTTCGAAAACGCCGCCACGGGTGAGCGCCTGCAGCCCGGCTTCAAGGTGTTTGCCGGCCTCAAGCATTACCAGCGCATGGTGATGGACCCGGACTTCCGCGGCCCCTTCTTTTCGATCTTCTTGTGGACGGTCAGCTTCTCGGCGCTGACCGTGCTCTTCACCCTGCTGATCGGCATGGCCCTGGCGGTGCTGCTGAACTGGGAAGCTTTGCGTTTTCGCACCACTTACCGCACGCTTTTGTTCTTGCCCTATGCGGTGCCGGGCTTCATTTCTATTCTGGTGTTCAAGGGTTTGTTCAACCAGAACTTCGGCGAGATCAACGCCATTCTGGACAGCTTGTTTGGCATCAAACCGGCCTGGTTTGCCGACCCCGCGCTGGCTCGCAGCATGCTGCTGATCGTCAACACCTGGCTGGGCTACCCCTACATCATGGTGCTGTGCACCGGCTTGCTGAAAGCGATTCCTGCGGACCTGTATGAGGCCTCGGCAATTGCCGGCGCCGGGCCGCTGACCAACTTCTTCAAGATCACCGCGCCCTTGATCGCCAAGCCGCTCACGCCTTTGCTGATTGGCATCTTTGCCTTCAACTTCAACAATTTCGTGCTGATCGCCTTGCTGACCGATGGCCGGCCTGACTACCTCAACACCAAGGTTCCCGCCGGGCAGACCGACATTCTGGTCAGCTACACCTACCGCATCGCCTTCCAAGATTCCGGCCAGGACTTCGGGCTGGCAGCGGCGGTATCGACCGTGATCTTCCTGATGGTGGCAGCAATGTCACTGATCAATCTGCGCTTGATGCGCGCGAACTCAAGGTAA
- the malG gene encoding maltose ABC transporter permease MalG, producing MAIVTSKTQKWRVLGAHALLWALIGITIFPLLAVISISLRPGNFSTGSLIPSEISLEHWKLALGIPYQSADGSLIQPPFPVLRWLWNSIKIATISALLIVAISTTAAYAFARLKFRFKTPILNSMLLLQMFPAVLALVAIYAIFETIGQYLPGLGIETHAGLVLSYMGGVAMHIWTIRGYFETIPVEIEECAKVDGATHWQAFRYVLLPMAVPILMVVFVLAFIGTIIEYPVASVLLREEANLTLAVGVKYYLNTQRFLWGDFAAAAVLSGLPITLVFLAAQRWIVSGLTAGGVKG from the coding sequence ATGGCCATCGTCACCAGTAAAACCCAAAAGTGGCGCGTCCTCGGCGCCCATGCCCTGCTGTGGGCGCTGATCGGCATCACCATCTTCCCGCTGCTGGCGGTGATCTCGATCTCGCTGCGGCCAGGCAACTTCTCCACCGGCAGCTTGATCCCGTCGGAGATCAGCCTGGAGCATTGGAAGCTCGCACTCGGCATTCCCTACCAAAGCGCCGATGGCAGCCTGATTCAGCCGCCCTTCCCTGTGCTGCGCTGGCTCTGGAATTCAATCAAGATTGCCACCATCTCGGCGCTGCTGATCGTGGCCATCTCCACCACCGCCGCCTATGCGTTTGCGCGCCTGAAGTTCCGCTTCAAAACGCCCATCCTCAACAGCATGCTGTTGCTGCAAATGTTCCCGGCCGTGCTGGCCCTGGTGGCGATTTATGCCATCTTCGAAACCATCGGCCAGTACCTGCCTGGCCTGGGCATCGAAACCCATGCCGGCCTGGTGCTGAGCTATATGGGCGGCGTGGCCATGCATATCTGGACCATACGCGGCTACTTCGAAACCATCCCCGTGGAGATCGAGGAATGCGCCAAGGTGGACGGCGCCACCCATTGGCAGGCTTTCCGATATGTGCTGCTGCCCATGGCCGTGCCCATTTTGATGGTGGTCTTCGTGCTGGCCTTCATCGGCACCATCATCGAGTACCCGGTGGCCTCGGTGCTGCTGCGTGAAGAGGCCAATCTGACCCTGGCCGTGGGCGTCAAGTACTACCTCAACACCCAGCGCTTTTTGTGGGGCGACTTCGCCGCCGCCGCCGTGCTCTCGGGCCTGCCGATCACGCTGGTGTTCTTAGCCGCGCAGCGTTGGATCGTCTCAGGCCTGACGGCCGGCGGCGTGAAGGGCTAG
- a CDS encoding alpha/beta hydrolase family protein: MTLSLTTLKRRTLLAASLAAAWPWAQAQTSAEATASPLRPSADKFFRAAQMDAASLSPDGRRLAMRSMGPAGRMMLTVLTLESMTPKVVYSSDAADVGNFVWVNNERLAFDLNDRETPQGKIDAAPGLFAVQHDGSEFKQLVERQRVWARNGSDSLSLQPWNTFLLNGSAQRVGDEVLVVRPESYDSKSVGYIKLLRLNTRTGRSVEVDGPLHSVGWWADPQGELRVAQTLEAEKGALRWRNPATGQWQVLAEFNAFTEGGELAVRQIGADGKLFVTAQRGRDKQACWLLDPATGEWSAEPLAQSPQFDVDAEVIARRDKVLGLRFTIDAEVTQWLDTDMQTLQKQIDKVLPRTVNRLSVPWTGDAPWVLIEAFVDIQPTQYFLFNRETRKFSRLGGERPDINAKAMAEMDMVRIKARDGLELPAWLTLPPGAAGTKNLPMVVLVHGGPFVRGPAWRWDAEVQFLAARGFAVLQPQFRGSKGFGAAHHQAGWRQWGKAMQTDLADAAAWAIAQGIADPKRIAIAGGSYGGYAALMGLVRDPALFRCAVAWVGVTDLDMLHSVSWDDVSDAYKKHGMPKLLGDRVKDAAELKANSPLTHAASIKQPVLLAYGSADKRVPLVHGEAFSKALKASNEQVEYVVYADEGHGWRVPANQIDFWNRVAGFLDKQLAP; encoded by the coding sequence ATGACTCTCTCGCTCACAACATTGAAGCGCCGCACGCTCTTGGCCGCCTCGCTCGCTGCCGCATGGCCTTGGGCGCAGGCGCAAACGTCGGCTGAAGCCACTGCTTCGCCCCTCAGGCCGAGCGCAGATAAATTCTTCCGCGCGGCGCAGATGGATGCGGCCAGCCTCTCGCCCGACGGCCGGCGCTTGGCCATGCGCAGCATGGGGCCGGCCGGCCGCATGATGCTCACGGTGCTGACGCTGGAGAGCATGACGCCCAAGGTGGTTTACAGCTCAGACGCCGCCGATGTGGGCAATTTCGTCTGGGTCAATAACGAGCGCTTGGCGTTTGACTTGAACGACCGCGAAACCCCGCAGGGCAAGATCGATGCGGCGCCGGGCTTGTTTGCGGTGCAGCACGATGGCTCTGAGTTCAAGCAGCTGGTGGAGCGCCAGCGTGTGTGGGCGCGCAATGGCAGTGACTCGCTGTCGCTGCAGCCCTGGAACACCTTTTTGCTCAATGGCTCCGCCCAGCGTGTGGGTGATGAGGTCTTGGTGGTCCGGCCCGAGAGCTATGACAGCAAGAGCGTGGGCTATATCAAGCTGCTGCGCCTGAATACCCGCACGGGGCGCAGCGTTGAGGTAGACGGGCCGCTGCACTCGGTCGGATGGTGGGCCGACCCGCAGGGCGAGTTACGCGTCGCTCAGACGCTGGAGGCAGAGAAGGGCGCCTTGCGCTGGCGCAACCCCGCGACGGGGCAGTGGCAGGTCTTGGCAGAGTTCAATGCTTTCACCGAAGGCGGTGAGCTGGCCGTGCGCCAAATCGGCGCCGACGGCAAGTTGTTCGTCACCGCCCAGCGTGGCCGCGACAAGCAAGCCTGCTGGCTGCTTGACCCCGCCACCGGTGAGTGGTCGGCCGAGCCCCTGGCTCAATCGCCCCAGTTCGATGTGGATGCCGAGGTGATTGCGCGCCGGGACAAGGTGCTGGGCCTGCGTTTCACCATCGATGCTGAGGTCACCCAGTGGCTGGATACGGATATGCAGACCCTGCAAAAACAGATCGACAAGGTCTTGCCGCGCACCGTCAATCGTCTCAGCGTGCCCTGGACGGGCGATGCGCCCTGGGTCTTGATCGAAGCCTTTGTCGACATTCAGCCGACGCAGTACTTTTTGTTCAACCGCGAGACCCGCAAGTTCAGCCGCTTGGGTGGCGAGCGACCGGACATCAATGCCAAGGCCATGGCCGAGATGGACATGGTGCGCATCAAGGCGCGTGATGGCCTGGAGTTGCCGGCCTGGCTGACCTTGCCGCCCGGTGCTGCCGGCACGAAGAATCTGCCCATGGTGGTCTTGGTGCATGGCGGGCCTTTTGTGCGTGGCCCGGCCTGGCGTTGGGATGCGGAAGTGCAGTTCCTGGCGGCGCGCGGCTTTGCGGTCTTGCAGCCCCAGTTCCGGGGCAGCAAAGGCTTCGGCGCGGCGCATCACCAAGCCGGCTGGCGCCAGTGGGGCAAGGCCATGCAGACTGACTTGGCGGACGCCGCTGCCTGGGCAATCGCGCAAGGCATTGCCGATCCCAAGCGTATCGCCATCGCCGGCGGCAGCTATGGCGGTTATGCGGCTTTGATGGGTTTGGTGCGCGATCCGGCGCTATTCCGCTGCGCTGTAGCCTGGGTGGGTGTGACCGACCTGGATATGTTGCATTCGGTCAGCTGGGACGATGTGTCCGATGCCTACAAAAAGCACGGCATGCCCAAGCTGCTGGGCGACCGGGTCAAGGACGCCGCCGAGCTCAAAGCGAATTCACCCTTGACGCATGCCGCCAGCATCAAGCAACCGGTGCTGCTGGCCTATGGCAGCGCCGATAAGCGCGTGCCCCTGGTGCATGGCGAGGCCTTCAGCAAAGCGCTCAAAGCCAGCAACGAGCAAGTCGAGTATGTGGTCTATGCCGATGAAGGCCATGGCTGGCGTGTACCGGCGAATCAGATCGATTTTTGGAATCGCGTTGCGGGGTTTCTGGATAAGCAGCTGGCGCCCTGA